In one window of Acidobacteriota bacterium DNA:
- a CDS encoding ABC transporter ATP-binding protein translates to MADGVRISFSDLAKRYDLRVVFRSVSGEAMAGEVLVITGPNGSGKSTLMAILCGLTRATRGTVNHLVGEEEAERENWRRHLGVVAPSMAVYEELDAMENLRFFARVRGIAEPEKRCRECLELVGLDPGRRTPVRGFSTGMAQRLKIAQAVLH, encoded by the coding sequence ATGGCAGACGGCGTCCGAATCTCGTTTAGCGACCTGGCCAAGCGCTACGACCTGCGGGTCGTCTTCAGATCGGTCTCGGGCGAGGCTATGGCCGGCGAGGTGCTGGTGATCACCGGGCCCAACGGTTCCGGCAAGTCGACCCTCATGGCGATTCTCTGCGGCCTCACTCGGGCCACCCGCGGGACGGTGAACCATTTGGTTGGCGAGGAGGAAGCCGAGCGCGAGAATTGGCGCCGCCACCTCGGAGTTGTGGCGCCGTCGATGGCGGTATACGAGGAACTGGACGCGATGGAGAATCTCCGATTCTTCGCCAGGGTGAGGGGCATCGCGGAGCCCGAAAAGCGGTGCAGAGAATGCCTCGAATTAGTTGGACTGGACCCGGGTCGCCGGACCCCGGTACGAGGATTCTCGACCGGCATGGCACAGCGCCTCAAAATCGCGCAGGCGGTCCTCCAT
- a CDS encoding ketoacyl-ACP synthase III — protein sequence MRSVITGTGMYIPEASVDNNALAKLMDTSDEWIQVRTGIVKRQYAAPDQATSDLAVPACARALDNAGLKPEDIDYVIFATMTPDYFFPGSAPFLQRKLGLEQVPCLDIRQQCAGFIYALQLADALIRSGQYRRVLVIGAEVHASLVPWSEHSWSVALGHDHDPVSKEDYARNTETRDRVVLFGDGAGAVVVEAREDGDRGVVDCLLHTNGDEAERLWTKAAGSAFRPYIRPEMITSGDVTPIVEGRKVYALAVTFMPQVTLEILERNGLTTDDLDLVIFHQANLRINEGVQKRLGLPDEKVFNNIQDYGNTTAGTIPIAYHEALEQGRVKPGDLVAFVGLGSGLNWGAVLYRC from the coding sequence ATGCGTTCGGTGATCACCGGAACCGGTATGTACATTCCGGAGGCCAGTGTCGACAACAACGCTCTCGCCAAGCTGATGGACACCTCGGACGAGTGGATTCAGGTGCGGACCGGGATCGTCAAGCGGCAGTACGCGGCGCCGGACCAAGCCACCTCGGACCTTGCTGTCCCTGCCTGTGCCCGGGCGTTGGACAACGCGGGCCTGAAACCCGAAGACATCGATTACGTGATCTTCGCGACCATGACACCGGACTACTTCTTCCCGGGATCGGCACCCTTCCTGCAACGCAAGCTCGGGCTCGAGCAGGTTCCGTGCCTCGACATCCGCCAGCAGTGCGCCGGCTTCATCTACGCCCTCCAACTCGCGGACGCGCTGATCCGCTCCGGCCAGTATCGCCGCGTTCTGGTGATCGGGGCCGAGGTTCACGCGTCACTAGTTCCCTGGAGCGAACATTCGTGGAGCGTGGCGTTGGGACATGACCACGATCCTGTCTCGAAAGAGGATTACGCACGAAACACCGAAACCAGGGACCGCGTTGTGCTCTTCGGAGATGGCGCCGGCGCGGTGGTCGTCGAGGCGCGCGAGGACGGCGACCGAGGAGTCGTCGACTGCCTTCTCCACACCAACGGTGACGAGGCGGAAAGGCTCTGGACCAAGGCCGCGGGCAGCGCCTTCAGGCCCTATATCCGGCCGGAGATGATCACCTCCGGCGATGTGACTCCCATCGTCGAAGGGCGCAAGGTTTATGCCCTCGCTGTAACCTTCATGCCCCAGGTGACCCTCGAGATCCTGGAGCGCAACGGTTTGACGACCGATGATCTCGACCTCGTGATCTTCCACCAGGCCAATCTCCGCATCAACGAAGGCGTGCAGAAACGCCTGGGTCTGCCGGATGAAAAGGTGTTCAACAACATTCAAGATTACGGCAACACCACCGCCGGCACCATCCCTATTGCCTACCACGAGGCCCTCGAACAGGGCCGCGTCAAGCCGGGCGACCTGGTGGCCTTCGTCGGCCTCGGCAGCGGGCTGAACTGGGGGGCGGTGCTCTATCGCTGCTGA
- a CDS encoding Rne/Rng family ribonuclease, with amino-acid sequence MTRRMLINAQRPDEVRIAIITDDILDRYEVSATESGLCRGNIYRGVVANLQPSLDAAFVNFGAEKDGLLRADDVVSEAYHKKPTTHEKHPRIDRILERGKPIMVQVVRDGVGRKGALVTTNLSIAGRYLVLMPYDDVRGVSRKVDEEERQEVKERVGKLDLPEGCGVILRTNALDQPQRTLNRDLNALLRLWKKIRAEAAIGKGPRLLYSDQDLIVQALRDSFDNSIEEILVDDDQAFEKAQGYMRTFTPRAVKRLIRYTDRMPLFSRYNLEEQIDRIYQRKVELPSGGSIVIDGTEALTAIDVNSGRSTRGGSQEETAFKTNLEAASEVARQLRLRDIGGLVVVDFIDMRSPKHQREIEKTMRDAMKDDKARTAASKISENGLLEINRQRLKKALQLRTHRPCPTCSGAGTIASPELIGLNILRRIETRAVTGRLGGVRVELHPELADALQNERRQELANLQREFDIDIDIIAASGLHRGEEHIEWYDRAKDGEHAAAAAVSAANLADGLSKKKSVKQSTPPAEKGESADGDDDAAKAAPAKKRRRRGGRKHKKAKAPDGTIEQKAPTPPESGEQAGATDAPEEENAKPAAKKKRRRPRRSKKKKTAAAPAEEAPPAPDPFAY; translated from the coding sequence GTGACACGACGCATGCTGATCAACGCGCAGCGCCCTGATGAGGTGCGCATCGCCATCATCACCGACGACATCCTCGACCGGTACGAGGTTTCGGCCACCGAATCGGGCCTCTGCCGAGGCAATATCTACCGTGGAGTGGTTGCCAATCTGCAACCTTCGCTGGACGCGGCCTTTGTCAACTTCGGCGCCGAAAAGGATGGACTCCTGCGGGCCGATGATGTGGTCTCAGAGGCCTATCACAAGAAACCGACCACTCATGAGAAACACCCTCGGATAGATCGCATTCTCGAGCGCGGGAAGCCGATCATGGTCCAGGTGGTCCGAGATGGGGTCGGGCGTAAAGGCGCCCTGGTCACAACCAACCTCAGCATCGCGGGACGGTATCTCGTGCTGATGCCGTACGACGATGTGCGCGGAGTCTCGCGCAAGGTCGACGAGGAAGAACGGCAGGAGGTCAAGGAGCGGGTCGGCAAGCTCGATCTGCCCGAAGGCTGCGGTGTGATCCTCCGCACCAACGCCCTCGACCAACCCCAGAGAACCCTCAACCGCGATCTCAACGCCCTCCTCAGGTTGTGGAAGAAGATCCGCGCCGAGGCCGCCATTGGCAAGGGACCGCGGCTCCTCTACTCAGACCAGGATCTGATCGTACAGGCGTTGCGCGACTCCTTCGACAACTCGATCGAGGAGATTCTGGTCGACGACGACCAGGCCTTCGAGAAGGCTCAGGGTTACATGCGGACCTTCACGCCGAGAGCCGTCAAACGTCTCATCCGCTACACGGACCGGATGCCGCTCTTCAGCCGCTACAACCTCGAAGAACAGATCGACCGGATTTACCAACGCAAGGTCGAGCTCCCGAGCGGCGGCTCGATCGTGATCGACGGCACCGAGGCGCTGACCGCCATTGATGTCAACTCCGGGCGATCCACGCGCGGCGGCAGTCAGGAGGAAACCGCCTTCAAGACCAACCTCGAGGCTGCGTCCGAGGTGGCTCGGCAGCTCCGACTTCGCGATATCGGCGGCCTCGTGGTGGTCGATTTCATCGATATGCGATCACCGAAGCACCAGCGCGAAATTGAAAAGACGATGCGGGACGCGATGAAGGACGACAAGGCGCGGACCGCTGCCAGCAAGATTTCGGAAAACGGCCTGCTCGAGATCAATCGCCAACGTCTGAAGAAAGCGCTTCAGCTTCGAACCCACCGCCCCTGTCCGACCTGCAGCGGCGCCGGGACCATCGCCAGTCCGGAGTTGATCGGCCTCAACATCCTCCGTCGTATCGAAACGCGTGCGGTCACCGGCCGCCTCGGAGGTGTGCGGGTCGAGCTTCATCCGGAACTCGCCGACGCGCTGCAGAACGAGAGGAGGCAGGAGCTCGCCAACCTTCAACGCGAGTTCGATATCGACATCGATATCATCGCGGCTTCCGGGCTCCACCGTGGCGAGGAGCACATCGAATGGTACGATCGGGCCAAGGACGGAGAACACGCCGCTGCAGCGGCCGTGAGCGCTGCCAATCTCGCCGACGGATTATCGAAGAAAAAGAGCGTCAAGCAGAGCACACCTCCCGCGGAGAAGGGTGAATCAGCCGACGGTGACGACGATGCAGCGAAAGCCGCTCCGGCCAAGAAACGGCGCCGTCGCGGGGGTCGTAAGCACAAGAAGGCCAAGGCGCCCGACGGCACCATTGAACAGAAGGCACCGACCCCACCCGAGAGCGGAGAGCAAGCGGGTGCGACCGACGCTCCCGAAGAGGAGAATGCGAAACCGGCCGCGAAGAAGAAACGGCGGCGCCCGCGGAGATCGAAGAAGAAGAAGACGGCTGCCGCTCCTGCTGAGGAAGCTCCCCCTGCGCCAGATCCGTTTGCGTACTAG
- a CDS encoding transcriptional regulator, whose translation MRKQLVVTAAGRDRIGVVEEMAEIILRHDGNVESSRMVRLGGDFAMLMFVTAPEETVDELRKALSEVHYSRYDVQTRLSEVSEPEETSAVPCAITILGADHMGIIHQVSRYLAEQGINMETMTTEVVAAPMSGSPLFTMSAVVKVPPQLEVEDLREALEFIGDEVGVDTKVFPHVDEE comes from the coding sequence ATGCGCAAACAGCTGGTGGTGACAGCCGCGGGTCGTGATCGTATCGGCGTTGTCGAAGAAATGGCGGAGATCATCCTCAGGCATGACGGCAACGTCGAATCAAGCCGCATGGTCCGGCTTGGAGGGGATTTCGCAATGCTCATGTTCGTGACTGCGCCGGAAGAGACCGTGGATGAGCTGCGGAAGGCGTTGTCCGAGGTTCACTATTCGCGGTACGACGTTCAGACGCGTCTCAGCGAGGTTTCTGAGCCCGAAGAGACGTCGGCGGTGCCGTGCGCGATCACGATTCTCGGAGCCGACCACATGGGGATCATCCACCAGGTATCACGCTACCTTGCGGAACAGGGGATCAATATGGAGACGATGACGACCGAGGTTGTGGCGGCACCGATGAGTGGCTCGCCACTCTTCACGATGTCGGCCGTCGTGAAGGTACCGCCCCAGCTGGAGGTCGAGGACCTGAGAGAGGCGCTGGAGTTCATTGGCGACGAGGTCGGCGTCGATACCAAGGTCTTTCCGCACGTGGACGAAGAATAG
- a CDS encoding DUF4097 domain-containing protein has translation MKRIATNTGILIAALLMVGVGWTAQPVNESLPINPDSEVGIEVLSGTVTIEAWGQNLVEVTGTLGDGVEDLEIDADEDGVYIEVEYDEQYHGRQDVDTNLTIRVPAGVALSVETVSASVSVTGLSGELEVETVSGAVDIASTPAELDVETVSGSIYVNRAPHEADISSVSGLIEVREAGGMLDAENVSGSITIHGGVIDGGDFETVSGDITCHAVPNPGSSLDMETMDGTITLTIDANLVASFDLTTFSGSIENQIGPEPKRTSKYTPGKELSFNTGTGGPDISLESFSGSIRLITR, from the coding sequence ATGAAGAGAATCGCAACGAACACAGGCATTTTGATCGCCGCGTTGTTGATGGTCGGTGTTGGCTGGACCGCTCAACCGGTCAATGAGAGCCTTCCGATCAACCCGGATTCCGAGGTCGGAATCGAGGTCCTCTCGGGCACCGTAACGATTGAGGCGTGGGGTCAGAACCTCGTGGAGGTGACCGGCACTCTCGGCGATGGCGTCGAGGATCTCGAGATCGATGCCGATGAAGACGGCGTCTACATCGAGGTGGAATATGATGAGCAATACCACGGGCGACAGGACGTCGATACGAATCTGACGATTCGTGTTCCGGCAGGAGTTGCCCTGTCGGTCGAGACGGTGAGCGCTTCGGTCTCCGTCACCGGCCTCTCCGGTGAGCTGGAGGTCGAGACGGTCAGCGGTGCGGTCGATATCGCGAGCACGCCTGCGGAGCTCGATGTCGAGACCGTGAGTGGGAGCATCTATGTCAACCGCGCCCCTCACGAGGCCGATATCTCCTCCGTCAGCGGTTTGATCGAGGTGCGTGAAGCCGGCGGAATGCTCGATGCCGAGAATGTCAGCGGCAGTATCACGATTCACGGTGGTGTGATCGACGGCGGCGATTTCGAGACGGTTTCGGGCGACATCACGTGTCACGCAGTTCCCAACCCGGGCAGCAGCCTCGATATGGAAACGATGGACGGGACGATAACGCTGACGATCGACGCAAATCTGGTCGCATCGTTCGATCTCACGACCTTTTCCGGTTCGATCGAGAACCAGATCGGACCGGAACCGAAGCGGACGAGCAAATACACACCGGGCAAGGAGCTGAGCTTCAACACTGGCACCGGTGGTCCCGATATCTCGCTCGAAAGCTTCAGCGGATCGATCAGGTTGATCACTCGCTGA
- a CDS encoding zf-HC2 domain-containing protein, translating into MNCHESADRFDEYLDGRLDPAEANDLRTHLAGCRSCSESLEQILELRDLAASLPRSEEPPRDLWPSIAARISEGKVVRGRFGYRALLAAAAAVVIVSAVIGAYLIGRSQAVVVAEGPAVVSGGPSEILLASFEGLGVDGYETRRNELLHALDLRKDELSPETIAVVMDNLLLIDQAMDRISVALGEDPENELLMKQLAGAYRRQIDLLQRAVRLPAEI; encoded by the coding sequence ATGAATTGCCACGAATCAGCCGATCGATTTGATGAGTATCTCGATGGGCGGCTCGATCCAGCGGAAGCCAATGATCTTCGTACGCACCTCGCCGGTTGCAGGTCATGCTCCGAATCTCTCGAACAGATTCTCGAGTTGCGCGATCTCGCGGCCTCCCTTCCTCGCTCCGAAGAGCCGCCACGGGACCTTTGGCCCAGCATTGCCGCTCGGATATCGGAGGGAAAGGTCGTGCGCGGGCGATTCGGATACCGAGCGTTGCTCGCCGCGGCTGCTGCGGTGGTGATCGTGTCGGCCGTGATCGGGGCGTATCTCATCGGGCGGTCGCAGGCGGTTGTCGTCGCTGAGGGGCCGGCTGTCGTTTCGGGAGGGCCATCCGAGATCCTGCTCGCATCATTCGAGGGTCTGGGTGTCGACGGTTACGAGACTAGACGGAATGAACTCCTGCACGCTCTGGATCTGCGAAAGGACGAGCTCTCGCCGGAAACCATCGCAGTGGTGATGGACAATCTTCTGTTGATCGATCAGGCGATGGACAGGATATCCGTGGCGCTCGGCGAGGACCCGGAGAACGAACTCTTGATGAAGCAATTGGCGGGCGCGTACCGGCGGCAGATCGATCTGCTGCAACGCGCGGTCCGTTTGCCGGCTGAGATTTGA
- a CDS encoding sigma-70 family RNA polymerase sigma factor, giving the protein MSGVDARNDRTRLVERAASGDVDAFEELYRENAGRVYLLCLRMCGDPSLAEELAQEAFVRAWQKLGSFRGASAFSTWLHRVTVNVVLGDRRSTARREARVKSVGDRLPVEEAVSDPSPGQVMDLERSIRALPEGARTVFVLHDIEGYRHKEISRLTGLAVGTSKAQLHRARRLLRKALTS; this is encoded by the coding sequence ATGAGCGGAGTCGACGCTCGGAACGACCGGACTCGGCTGGTTGAACGAGCGGCCAGCGGTGACGTCGATGCTTTCGAGGAGCTTTACCGGGAAAATGCCGGCAGGGTCTACCTTCTCTGTCTGAGAATGTGCGGTGATCCATCTCTCGCAGAAGAGTTGGCCCAGGAGGCCTTCGTGCGCGCCTGGCAGAAGCTCGGTTCCTTCCGAGGTGCCAGCGCGTTCTCGACCTGGCTACATCGCGTGACTGTCAATGTGGTACTCGGTGACCGGCGAAGCACCGCGAGACGGGAGGCACGGGTCAAATCGGTCGGTGACAGGCTGCCGGTTGAAGAGGCCGTTTCCGATCCGTCACCAGGGCAGGTGATGGATCTTGAGAGATCGATAAGGGCGTTACCGGAGGGCGCGCGAACGGTGTTCGTGCTGCATGACATCGAGGGTTACCGACACAAGGAGATCTCGCGTCTCACGGGCCTTGCAGTTGGCACGTCGAAAGCGCAGCTGCATCGTGCGCGCCGGTTGCTGAGAAAGGCGTTGACATCATGA
- the apaG gene encoding Co2+/Mg2+ efflux protein ApaG, which produces MEGRTPVVDSEATTRGIRVTVRSRYVPERSNPAQGSWFFSYRIRISNRGEAPVQLLNRHWVITDAHGRVEEVRGPGVIGEQPVMAPGESFEYSSFCPLGTPFGSMEGSYEMVTDAGERFWAKIGKFTLSQPLTVN; this is translated from the coding sequence ATGGAAGGACGAACGCCGGTGGTCGATTCTGAAGCAACAACACGAGGCATCCGAGTCACGGTCCGATCGCGCTACGTGCCCGAACGCTCCAACCCGGCCCAGGGAAGCTGGTTCTTCTCCTACCGCATCCGAATTTCTAACCGCGGCGAGGCGCCCGTGCAGCTCCTCAACCGCCACTGGGTGATCACCGACGCCCACGGCAGGGTCGAAGAGGTCCGCGGACCGGGGGTGATCGGTGAACAACCGGTCATGGCGCCGGGCGAATCGTTCGAATACTCCTCGTTCTGTCCCCTCGGAACGCCCTTCGGCTCGATGGAAGGCAGTTACGAGATGGTGACCGACGCCGGCGAGCGCTTCTGGGCGAAGATCGGCAAATTCACGCTGAGCCAACCGCTGACCGTGAATTAA
- a CDS encoding cytidylate kinase-like family protein, with protein MIRPLAAVAAEPADIRMRFQALLERAASATEMSEVPVPGPYLTISREAGSGGAEVARRVGERLGWSVLDRDLVNGLAKRLELEPRLLELMDETRVGWFSETLLNLFNSRLVLQNSYVSMLSRVIALAAFEGRVIIVGRGANLVLPPDDGLRVRVVADRALRIASLAEREGLEHKAAAQRLDEVDASRSNFVRRNFHADLRDMANFDLVIDAARFGLGGCVDLISHSLMLRGLSD; from the coding sequence ATGATCAGGCCACTCGCTGCGGTGGCGGCGGAGCCCGCCGACATCCGGATGCGATTCCAGGCTTTGCTGGAACGTGCTGCTTCTGCGACCGAAATGAGCGAGGTGCCGGTTCCGGGACCCTACCTGACGATCTCACGCGAAGCCGGGTCCGGGGGTGCCGAGGTCGCTCGACGGGTTGGCGAGAGGCTCGGCTGGTCGGTTCTCGACCGCGATCTGGTCAACGGTCTGGCGAAACGCCTCGAACTCGAACCCAGGCTCCTCGAGCTGATGGACGAGACCCGAGTAGGGTGGTTTTCCGAAACGCTGCTCAACCTCTTCAACTCGAGGCTCGTTCTTCAGAACTCCTACGTGTCGATGTTGAGCAGGGTGATTGCCCTGGCCGCCTTCGAGGGCCGGGTGATCATCGTCGGCCGCGGCGCCAACCTGGTGCTGCCGCCGGACGATGGCCTTCGAGTCCGGGTGGTCGCGGATCGAGCGTTGCGTATCGCGTCGCTCGCCGAGCGCGAGGGACTGGAACACAAGGCGGCCGCCCAGCGGCTCGACGAGGTCGATGCCAGCCGTTCGAATTTCGTGCGTCGGAACTTCCACGCCGATTTGAGGGACATGGCCAATTTCGATCTGGTAATCGACGCCGCGCGCTTCGGTCTCGGTGGCTGCGTCGACTTGATCTCTCACAGCCTGATGCTTCGAGGCTTGTCGGATTAA